In the genome of Dermacentor silvarum isolate Dsil-2018 chromosome 1, BIME_Dsil_1.4, whole genome shotgun sequence, one region contains:
- the LOC119464662 gene encoding H/ACA ribonucleoprotein complex subunit 2-like protein has product MPKIKRERTDSTHDEDQSTMHVSKKAKKIKVEDGAAVEDGMDDSALAHENGGLDSLTYEEKLAFVNPIAKPMASKKFTKKLFKLLKKASKHKGYLYAGIKEVQAKIRRGDIGMVVLAGDVQPVDICSHIPAVCEEKGLPYIWTPSRRDLAAAIGKKRMVMLCLVKEHDDYKELMAECAQVIEKEYTMV; this is encoded by the coding sequence ATGCCGAAAATCAAGAGGGAGCGAACAGACAGCACCCACGACGAGGACCAATCCACTATGCATGTGTCGAAGAAAGCCAAGAAGATAAAAGTAGAAGATGGTGCTGCTGTGGAAGACGGCATGGACGATTCCGCACTTGCCCACGAAAATGGTGGGCTGGATTCTTTGACTTATGAAGAAAAGTTGGCTTTCGTCAACCCTATTGCAAAGCCCATGGCCTCGAAAAAGTTCACAAAGAAGTTATTCAAGTTACTTAAAAAGGCTTCGAAGCATAAAGGTTATCTTTATGCTGGAATTAAAGAAGTGCAAGCCAAGATTCGCAGGGGCGACATTGGTATGGTGGTGTTGGCGGGAGATGTACAACCAGTCGACATATGCAGCCACATTCCCGCCGTTTGTGAAGAGAAGGGCTTGCCGTACATCTGGACGCCATCACGACGTGATCTGGCTGCTGCGATTGGAAAGAAGAGAATGGTGATGTTATGTCTGGTCAAAGAACACGACGACTACAAGGAGCTGATGGCGGAATGTGCTCAGGTGATTGAGAAGGAGTACACTATGGTGTAG